A portion of the Polaribacter cellanae genome contains these proteins:
- a CDS encoding ABC transporter permease yields MLRLLTIEFHKLKYNRASKVLSLIYFGLLAAIALIAAIKFDIGPIKFHLAEMGIFNFPYIWHFNTYVAAILKFFLLLVIVSMMANEYSYKTLKQNLIDGLSKKEFILSKFYIVIIFALISTIFVFVVSLILGFIYSDYTEFAIITSGLEYLVAFFIKLVGFFSMGLFFGILVKRSAFAVGAMVVWFIAESIFKGYLFWALKSAENTSEKVDSIVQFLPFEAMSNLIKEPFSRLGAVRSVASQIGETFTKSYSVDFSTITIVLVWTFIFIYLSFILLKKRDL; encoded by the coding sequence ATGTTAAGATTATTAACAATAGAGTTTCATAAATTAAAATACAATCGTGCAAGTAAAGTTTTATCTCTTATTTACTTTGGCTTATTGGCTGCGATTGCTTTAATCGCCGCAATTAAATTTGATATTGGTCCCATAAAATTTCATTTGGCAGAAATGGGGATTTTTAATTTTCCATATATTTGGCATTTTAATACCTATGTAGCTGCTATTTTAAAGTTCTTTTTACTTTTAGTTATTGTTTCTATGATGGCAAATGAGTACAGCTATAAAACTTTAAAACAGAATTTAATTGATGGTTTAAGTAAAAAAGAATTTATCCTTTCTAAATTTTACATCGTAATTATTTTTGCTTTAATTTCTACAATTTTTGTCTTTGTAGTTTCGTTAATTTTAGGTTTTATCTATTCAGATTATACAGAGTTTGCCATTATAACTTCTGGTTTAGAATATTTAGTTGCTTTCTTTATTAAGTTAGTGGGTTTCTTTTCTATGGGATTATTCTTTGGAATTTTGGTGAAAAGATCCGCATTTGCAGTGGGTGCAATGGTTGTTTGGTTTATTGCTGAAAGTATATTTAAAGGCTATTTATTTTGGGCTCTTAAAAGTGCAGAAAATACTAGCGAAAAAGTAGATAGTATAGTGCAGTTTCTACCTTTTGAAGCTATGTCTAACTTAATTAAAGAACCCTTTTCTAGATTAGGAGCTGTTAGATCTGTTGCGAGTCAAATTGGAGAAACATTTACAAAAAGCTATTCTGTAGATTTCTCTACAATTACAATTGTTTTAGTTTGGACATTTATCTTTATCTATTTATCTTTTATATTGTTAAAAAAGAGAGATTTATAG
- a CDS encoding T9SS type B sorting domain-containing protein, protein MKNFLPLVLILFALNVFSQNDCSDALIVCGNSGFQDLDATGFGTQELNGSNTCSSEENNSLWLKIVIKTSGTLGFTLTPTNSNGSVNTDINEDFDFFIFGPNVNCGNIGQAIRCSTTNPIGAGLSNNLTGMNGTETDTAEGPSADGNSFVKWLTVNANDSYFIVIDRPIGNSNFKIDWTGTATFSDPPVVNAPVSGTTFNLEECDDNFADTIEAANFNLSQNENTIKGNQVNVNVSYHLNANDAQTNTNPITNITNFRNTSNPQTIFTRLTNSGSECFSVTNFQLIVKNTFDLNEPTDYFSCDDLASASNTDGFSEDFLLRSKDSEILGSLDASKFTISYHKTLSDAENNLLPIDKSIPYKNETKNKQSIFVRVVSDKGCINTTKKFNLIVNPVPKLQTIPTYIQCDYDSNSIDGFTTFNLASKEAQLTGGATGVTVDFFEGDDTPILNKVGYINRDAANVTNHVLKVKITNTATGCFQFGTLELKVTPTSGSFNTFDNIYEPEINISTSPRIVSEGSNDAVFNFDKQIDKIILASRGAFNKTDNQFSFYLSRDDAEKEINTIKPPYNTYRYTNNTDIFLRISKNNTCEGIGTFKLIVLEIPEPMGNTTTMPLCINFPDNIPILETKPLNGSTGVPTDTYKWYLNDVLISGETNQILNANKEGTYKVEASRFYENGAGSKDDVTTIGYNTFTLKKSSVAVIKSIKSKDDNDFEKDNTLTINVSGKGNYEYALNSNAISNFKKGKENLSYTFTNVKPGLNTVYIRDTNNCGIVASKEQSFIYFQRHFSPNRDGNVDLWKIQGIENTFYKTVDLKIFDRYGNLLKRINQKTEGGWNGIANGKIMPSNDYWYHAVLIDKDGNIREKKGNFSLIRK, encoded by the coding sequence ATGAAAAATTTTTTACCCCTAGTTTTAATACTTTTTGCTTTAAATGTATTTTCTCAAAACGATTGTTCAGATGCTTTAATAGTATGTGGAAATAGTGGTTTCCAAGATTTAGATGCTACTGGTTTTGGAACACAAGAATTAAATGGTTCTAACACCTGTTCTAGCGAAGAAAATAATAGCTTATGGCTTAAAATTGTTATTAAAACTTCTGGAACACTCGGTTTTACCTTAACACCTACCAATTCAAATGGAAGCGTAAACACCGACATTAACGAAGATTTCGACTTTTTTATTTTCGGTCCTAATGTAAATTGTGGCAACATAGGTCAAGCTATTAGATGTTCCACTACCAATCCTATTGGAGCTGGTTTGTCTAATAATTTAACAGGTATGAATGGAACCGAAACAGATACTGCAGAAGGTCCCAGTGCAGATGGAAATAGTTTTGTAAAATGGCTTACAGTAAATGCTAATGATTCTTATTTTATTGTTATCGACAGACCAATTGGTAATAGCAATTTTAAAATAGATTGGACTGGTACAGCTACCTTTAGCGATCCTCCTGTTGTAAATGCTCCTGTGAGTGGAACAACTTTTAATTTAGAAGAATGTGACGATAATTTTGCGGATACAATCGAAGCTGCCAACTTTAATCTTTCACAGAATGAAAACACAATTAAAGGCAACCAAGTTAACGTAAATGTAAGCTATCACCTAAATGCTAACGATGCTCAAACAAATACAAACCCTATTACCAATATTACAAATTTTAGAAATACATCGAACCCACAAACAATTTTTACTCGTCTAACAAATTCTGGTTCAGAATGTTTTTCTGTTACAAATTTTCAATTAATCGTAAAAAATACTTTCGATTTAAATGAACCAACAGATTACTTTTCTTGCGACGACCTTGCCAGTGCAAGTAATACTGATGGTTTTTCTGAAGATTTTTTATTACGGTCAAAAGATAGTGAAATATTAGGTTCTTTAGACGCTAGTAAGTTTACGATTAGTTATCATAAAACATTATCAGATGCAGAGAACAATCTTTTACCTATAGATAAATCAATTCCTTACAAAAACGAAACAAAAAACAAACAATCTATTTTTGTTAGAGTTGTTAGTGATAAAGGATGTATAAACACCACTAAAAAATTTAATTTAATTGTAAACCCTGTTCCAAAATTACAAACGATTCCTACGTACATACAGTGTGATTATGATTCTAATTCTATTGATGGTTTTACTACATTTAATTTAGCATCTAAAGAAGCTCAATTAACTGGTGGAGCAACTGGAGTAACTGTAGATTTTTTTGAAGGTGATGATACTCCCATCTTAAATAAAGTAGGTTATATAAATAGAGATGCTGCGAATGTAACAAATCATGTTTTAAAAGTTAAAATTACAAATACAGCAACAGGTTGTTTTCAATTTGGCACACTCGAGTTAAAAGTAACACCAACATCTGGTAGTTTTAATACTTTTGATAATATTTATGAACCAGAAATAAACATTTCAACCTCTCCACGAATCGTTAGCGAAGGTTCTAATGATGCTGTTTTTAATTTTGATAAGCAAATCGATAAAATAATTTTAGCCTCAAGAGGTGCTTTCAATAAAACAGATAATCAGTTTTCTTTTTACCTATCAAGAGATGATGCCGAAAAAGAAATCAATACAATAAAACCTCCTTACAATACATATCGTTACACAAATAATACAGACATATTTCTAAGAATATCTAAAAATAATACCTGTGAAGGAATTGGAACATTTAAATTAATTGTACTCGAAATTCCAGAACCAATGGGCAATACAACTACAATGCCATTATGTATAAATTTCCCTGATAACATACCCATTTTAGAAACCAAACCTTTAAATGGAAGCACAGGTGTTCCCACAGACACGTATAAGTGGTATTTAAATGATGTTTTAATTAGTGGAGAAACAAATCAAATATTAAATGCAAATAAGGAAGGAACCTATAAAGTAGAAGCTAGTAGATTTTATGAAAATGGTGCAGGCTCTAAAGACGATGTAACCACAATAGGCTACAATACTTTTACCTTAAAAAAATCTAGTGTTGCTGTAATAAAATCCATTAAATCTAAAGACGATAATGATTTTGAAAAAGACAATACTTTAACAATTAATGTTTCTGGAAAAGGAAATTACGAATATGCTTTAAACAGCAATGCTATTTCAAATTTCAAAAAAGGAAAAGAAAATTTATCTTATACATTTACAAATGTAAAACCAGGTTTAAATACTGTTTATATTAGAGACACTAACAATTGTGGTATTGTAGCTTCCAAAGAACAATCTTTCATCTATTTTCAAAGACATTTTTCTCCAAATAGAGATGGAAATGTAGATCTCTGGAAAATTCAAGGAATTGAGAACACCTTTTACAAAACCGTTGATTTGAAAATTTTTGATAGATATGGAAATCTCTTAAAAAGAATAAATCAGAAAACAGAGGGTGGTTGGAATGGTATAGCAAATGGAAAAATAATGCCTTCCAACGATTACTGGTATCATGCTGTTTTAATTGATAAAGATGGAAACATACGTGAAAAAAAAGGAAATTTTAGCCTTATAAGAAAATAA
- a CDS encoding ABC transporter ATP-binding protein, whose amino-acid sequence METILSLKNLDKKYGSVHAVNNLSFDIKKGNVYGILGPNGSGKSTTLGIILNVVNRTSGEFSWFNGKLSTHEALKKVGAIIERPNFYPYMTASQNLNLICTIKGVSPEKIDEKLKTVNLFERRNSKFKTFSLGMKQRLAIASALLNDPEILILDEPTNGLDPQGIHEIRQIIQLIASTGTTILLASHLLDEVEKVCSHVVVIRKGIKLYSGRVDEMTASNGLFELRVESEEQKLLEVLEKHPAIGKIIKEHETIIATLNTNISSTEINAFLFEKGIILSHLVKRKPSLEQQFLDLTNNN is encoded by the coding sequence TTGGAAACAATACTATCACTTAAAAACCTCGACAAAAAATACGGGTCAGTTCATGCAGTAAACAATCTTTCTTTTGACATTAAAAAAGGAAATGTTTACGGAATTCTTGGGCCAAATGGAAGTGGAAAATCTACCACTTTAGGCATTATTTTAAACGTTGTAAACAGAACTTCTGGTGAGTTTTCTTGGTTTAATGGAAAACTTTCTACACACGAAGCTTTAAAAAAAGTAGGTGCAATTATAGAGCGCCCTAACTTTTATCCTTACATGACTGCATCTCAAAATTTGAATTTAATTTGCACCATAAAAGGAGTTTCACCAGAAAAAATTGACGAGAAATTAAAAACTGTAAATCTTTTCGAACGAAGAAACAGCAAGTTTAAAACGTTTTCTTTAGGAATGAAACAACGTTTAGCAATCGCATCTGCATTGTTAAACGATCCTGAGATTTTAATTTTAGACGAACCCACAAACGGGTTGGATCCTCAAGGAATCCATGAAATTCGTCAAATAATTCAGCTTATTGCAAGTACAGGAACTACTATTTTATTGGCATCTCATCTCTTAGACGAAGTAGAAAAAGTATGTTCTCATGTAGTTGTTATTAGAAAAGGAATAAAATTATATAGTGGTAGAGTTGATGAAATGACTGCCTCAAATGGTTTATTCGAATTGAGAGTAGAATCGGAAGAGCAAAAATTGTTGGAAGTTCTCGAAAAACACCCTGCAATTGGAAAAATTATAAAAGAACACGAAACAATTATTGCTACTTTAAACACAAATATTTCTTCTACAGAAATAAATGCATTCTTATTCGAAAAAGGAATTATTTTATCTCATTTGGTAAAACGTAAACCAAGTTTAGAGCAACAATTCTTAGATTTAACGAACAATAACTAA
- the uvrB gene encoding excinuclease ABC subunit UvrB, whose protein sequence is MEFKLVSEFSPTGDQPQAIKELSSGVLSGEKYQTLLGVTGSGKTFTVANVVKQVKKPTLVLAHNKTLAAQLYSEFKQFFPENAVEYFVSYYDYYQPEAYIPVTGTFIEKDLSINEDIERLRLSTTSSLLSGRRDVLVVASVSCLYGIGNPTEFKKNVIPIQVGQQISRTKFLHQLVTSLYARTEVEIKSGTFKVKGDVVTIYPSYGDNGYRVHFFGDEIEEIELFDLESNAIINTFEELSIYPANLFVTSPDVLQNAIHQIQEDMMKQIDFFNEIGKHLEAKRIKERTEFDLEMIRELGYCSGIENYSRYLDGRLPGTRPFCLLDYFPNDYLMVIDESHVTVPQTHAMYGGDRSRKENLVEYGFRLPAAMDNRPLKFEEFEAIQNQTIFVSATPADYELQKTEGVFIEQIIRPTGLLDPIVEVRPSLNQIDDLIEEIQTRVEKDERTLVTTLTKRMAEELTKYLTRVDIRCRYIHSDVDTLERVEIMQDLRKGLFDVLIGVNLLREGLDLPEVSLVAILDADKEGFLRNTKSLTQTIGRAARNVNGLAILYADKVTASMQKTIDETERRREKQIAYNTKNNITPTQINKKIDNTLTKSAVSSYHYNNAQQVAAEQDLQYLPKEEIEKRIRSKRKQMEAAAKGLDFIVAAQLRDEIAVLKEQI, encoded by the coding sequence ATGGAATTTAAATTGGTATCAGAATTTTCTCCAACAGGAGATCAACCACAAGCAATTAAAGAACTTTCTAGTGGAGTTTTATCTGGAGAAAAGTATCAAACCTTGTTAGGTGTTACTGGTTCTGGGAAAACATTTACAGTTGCAAATGTTGTTAAACAAGTAAAAAAACCAACCTTAGTTTTGGCTCATAATAAAACTTTGGCTGCACAATTATATTCTGAGTTCAAACAATTTTTTCCTGAAAACGCAGTAGAATATTTCGTTTCATACTACGATTATTATCAGCCAGAAGCCTACATTCCAGTTACTGGAACATTTATAGAAAAAGATTTATCTATAAATGAAGATATCGAACGACTTCGTTTAAGCACCACTTCTTCCCTACTTTCTGGACGAAGAGATGTGTTAGTTGTCGCTTCAGTTTCCTGTTTATATGGTATTGGAAACCCCACAGAATTTAAGAAAAACGTAATTCCTATTCAAGTTGGGCAACAAATATCTAGAACCAAATTTTTACATCAATTAGTTACCAGTTTATATGCTAGAACCGAAGTAGAAATAAAAAGCGGAACCTTTAAAGTAAAGGGCGATGTAGTTACAATTTATCCTTCTTATGGAGATAATGGCTACAGAGTTCATTTTTTTGGTGATGAAATCGAAGAAATAGAATTGTTCGATTTAGAAAGCAATGCCATTATAAATACTTTTGAAGAATTAAGTATTTATCCCGCAAATTTATTTGTTACCTCTCCAGATGTACTTCAAAACGCCATTCATCAAATTCAGGAAGATATGATGAAACAGATCGATTTTTTTAATGAAATAGGAAAACATTTAGAAGCAAAACGTATTAAAGAACGTACTGAATTCGATTTAGAAATGATTCGTGAATTAGGATATTGTTCTGGAATTGAAAATTATTCTCGCTATTTAGATGGTAGATTACCAGGAACAAGACCTTTCTGCTTGTTAGATTATTTTCCAAATGATTATTTAATGGTTATTGATGAGAGTCACGTAACTGTGCCACAAACCCATGCAATGTATGGTGGAGATAGAAGTAGAAAAGAAAATTTGGTAGAATATGGTTTTCGATTGCCAGCAGCAATGGATAACAGACCTTTAAAGTTTGAGGAGTTTGAAGCCATTCAAAATCAAACCATATTTGTTTCTGCAACTCCTGCAGATTATGAATTACAAAAAACGGAAGGTGTTTTTATAGAGCAAATTATTCGTCCAACAGGCTTGTTAGATCCTATTGTTGAAGTAAGACCAAGTTTAAATCAAATTGACGATTTAATTGAAGAAATTCAAACCAGAGTAGAAAAAGACGAACGAACGTTGGTAACAACCTTAACCAAAAGAATGGCAGAAGAGTTAACGAAATACTTAACAAGAGTAGATATTCGTTGTAGATATATACATTCGGATGTAGATACCTTGGAACGTGTAGAAATTATGCAAGATTTGCGTAAAGGTTTGTTCGATGTTTTAATTGGAGTAAACTTATTACGTGAAGGTTTAGATTTACCAGAAGTTTCTTTAGTGGCTATTTTAGATGCAGATAAAGAAGGTTTTTTAAGAAATACAAAATCATTAACACAAACTATTGGTAGAGCTGCAAGAAATGTAAATGGTTTGGCAATTTTATATGCAGATAAAGTAACTGCAAGTATGCAAAAAACAATTGACGAGACTGAACGTAGAAGAGAAAAACAAATAGCTTACAACACAAAAAACAACATTACTCCTACTCAAATTAACAAAAAAATTGATAATACATTAACAAAATCGGCTGTTTCTAGTTATCATTATAACAATGCACAACAAGTCGCAGCAGAACAAGATTTACAGTATTTACCAAAAGAAGAAATTGAAAAACGCATCCGCTCAAAACGCAAACAAATGGAAGCTGCAGCAAAAGGTTTAGATTTTATTGTTGCTGCCCAATTACGTGACGAGATTGCTGTTCTAAAAGAACAGATTTAA
- a CDS encoding PaaI family thioesterase, whose translation MDNSEILKVFNERSKNTLMETLDIEYVAVGKDFLTAKMPVNSRVHQPYGQLHGGATAALAESVGSAASNFFIDSKTQYVNGIQLSINHIKSKREGVVFATAKNIHKGRTTHLWEVTIVDEEDNLISVAKMTNIVLDIRK comes from the coding sequence ATGGATAATTCTGAAATTTTAAAAGTATTTAACGAGCGTTCTAAAAACACGCTTATGGAAACCCTTGATATAGAATATGTTGCTGTTGGTAAAGATTTTTTAACGGCAAAAATGCCCGTGAATTCTAGAGTGCACCAACCTTATGGGCAATTGCATGGAGGTGCAACTGCAGCGCTTGCAGAAAGTGTGGGAAGTGCAGCTTCTAACTTTTTTATTGATAGCAAAACCCAATATGTAAATGGAATTCAGCTTTCGATAAATCACATAAAAAGCAAACGAGAAGGTGTTGTTTTTGCAACTGCAAAAAATATTCATAAGGGTAGAACAACACATCTTTGGGAAGTTACAATTGTAGATGAAGAAGATAATTTAATTTCCGTTGCTAAAATGACAAACATCGTTTTAGACATTAGAAAATAA
- a CDS encoding T9SS type B sorting domain-containing protein encodes MKNLLSLFLICIALNTFAQKEANFWYFGYNAGLDFSTGEPTALTDGLLNTDEGCSTISDKDGNLLFYTDGIILYNKNHEIVKFSDGTPANNLAGNSSSTQSALFVPNPVNENIYYLFTVGTDYVSRGGTRNPGFNYYTINKNLGEIIEGPINLAGSLSQLWSEKVTAVQGESCDSFWIISAVNNQFYSYKITETGVDVAGAPLPSTTNYNLVDKRGYLKVSPDGKKLAMADFNKLGGNNGNGKLVLFDFDNRTGKVSREVQILTNPSIDGAPYGVEFSQNSSKLYVTTLESISNNRYQNNIYQFDLRNTNIARTKTKIISQIGYRSGLQLASNGKIYVSIPGESTLDVIENPNDNATNVIYKRAAIPLAGKIASQGLPPFIQSFFSPVNIVDSNDISRTLSDKKQEVCIDETLNVVPEIADNPSAVYKWTKEGDPSVNVNTRLFSISSTNFGSGVYKLEITITDDCGRYKKFNSTLEVHFNTLPAINDIPVYEQCDFDDNRGDFTTNFNLKILEPELYSESDNVTIDFFEVSDTSFLSPVNKNNYINTVPTNATNGNHKLIVKITNTATQCFNTKEIELKVNPSGINTYKDIYKSELDTNANTSNAIKSNGSGNTFYNFDVKTNQIIASSMGSLSLTTHNFKYYKNRDDAILQINEIEKPFENTLFSNNDDIFVRISLKGSRDCQSIGQFKIKVRELPIPQGNTTTQILCVNNPIDNPQLISINLNANTGIATDTYKWYLNNTEIIGENNAILQAKATGTYKVEAIRNYKNDITDPLDNTICVGYNTFTVLESNAAVIENVSFLDNQDKTIDNSITIKVSGIGNYEYALNDNSSTNFKKGTDNLSYTFTNVPAGLNKVFIRDRNECGEISTKEISFIYFQRHFTPNEDGFFDTWKIQGIDNNFYKEASLKIFDRLGRLLKIIDLKKENGWNGTLNGKLLPSNDYWYNAVLIPSKAGEKPIKKTGHFSLIRRKN; translated from the coding sequence ATGAAGAATTTATTATCTCTTTTTTTAATATGCATTGCATTAAACACATTTGCACAAAAAGAAGCTAACTTTTGGTATTTTGGTTACAATGCAGGTTTAGACTTTTCAACAGGAGAACCCACAGCTTTAACAGATGGTTTATTAAATACAGATGAAGGCTGTTCTACAATATCAGACAAAGATGGAAACCTACTATTTTATACAGATGGTATAATACTATATAATAAAAATCATGAAATTGTGAAATTTTCTGATGGAACTCCAGCAAATAATTTAGCAGGAAACTCTTCAAGTACACAATCTGCTCTATTTGTACCAAACCCAGTAAACGAAAATATTTACTATCTTTTTACAGTAGGAACAGATTATGTAAGTAGAGGTGGCACAAGAAACCCAGGTTTTAATTACTATACAATAAATAAAAATTTAGGAGAAATAATAGAAGGCCCTATAAATTTAGCAGGTTCTTTAAGCCAATTATGGTCAGAAAAAGTAACCGCTGTTCAAGGAGAAAGTTGCGATTCTTTTTGGATAATTTCTGCTGTTAACAACCAATTTTATTCTTATAAAATAACAGAAACAGGTGTAGATGTAGCTGGCGCGCCACTTCCTAGCACTACAAACTATAATTTAGTTGATAAAAGAGGATATTTAAAAGTTTCTCCTGATGGAAAAAAACTTGCCATGGCAGACTTTAACAAACTTGGAGGTAATAATGGTAACGGAAAACTAGTACTTTTTGATTTTGATAACAGAACAGGAAAAGTATCTAGAGAGGTACAAATTTTAACAAATCCAAGTATAGATGGCGCTCCTTATGGCGTAGAATTCTCACAAAATTCCTCGAAATTATATGTCACAACTTTAGAGAGTATAAGTAATAATAGATATCAAAACAATATATATCAATTCGATTTAAGAAATACAAACATAGCCAGAACCAAAACAAAAATAATCTCTCAAATAGGTTATAGAAGTGGTTTACAACTGGCGTCTAATGGTAAAATTTACGTTTCTATACCAGGGGAAAGCACCCTAGATGTTATTGAAAATCCCAATGATAATGCTACAAATGTAATTTACAAAAGAGCGGCAATTCCTTTAGCAGGCAAAATTGCAAGCCAAGGATTACCACCTTTTATACAATCTTTTTTCTCTCCAGTAAATATCGTTGATAGTAATGATATTTCAAGAACTTTAAGCGATAAAAAACAAGAAGTTTGTATAGATGAAACTCTAAATGTAGTACCGGAAATAGCAGACAACCCATCTGCAGTTTATAAATGGACAAAAGAAGGCGATCCTTCTGTAAACGTTAATACCAGATTATTTTCTATTAGTAGTACAAATTTTGGCTCAGGTGTCTATAAGTTGGAAATAACCATAACAGATGATTGTGGTAGGTATAAAAAATTTAATAGTACTTTAGAAGTTCATTTTAATACATTACCAGCAATAAACGATATACCAGTATATGAACAATGCGATTTTGATGATAATAGAGGTGATTTTACAACCAATTTTAACCTAAAAATATTAGAACCAGAACTATACTCTGAATCAGATAATGTAACTATCGATTTCTTCGAAGTTTCAGACACCTCTTTTTTATCACCCGTAAATAAAAATAATTACATTAATACTGTACCTACAAACGCTACGAACGGAAACCATAAATTAATAGTAAAAATTACCAATACAGCCACACAATGTTTTAACACAAAAGAAATCGAACTAAAAGTAAATCCTTCTGGTATTAATACTTACAAAGATATTTACAAGAGCGAATTAGATACAAATGCAAACACATCTAATGCCATAAAAAGTAATGGTTCTGGAAATACTTTTTATAATTTTGATGTAAAAACCAATCAAATTATAGCAAGTTCTATGGGTAGTTTAAGTCTAACTACACACAATTTTAAATATTATAAAAATAGAGATGATGCTATTCTTCAAATAAATGAAATAGAAAAACCATTCGAAAATACATTGTTTTCTAATAATGATGATATTTTTGTAAGAATCTCTTTAAAAGGTTCTAGAGACTGCCAAAGTATTGGGCAATTTAAAATAAAAGTAAGAGAGCTTCCAATTCCGCAAGGAAATACAACCACACAAATCTTATGTGTTAATAACCCAATAGATAATCCTCAATTAATAAGTATTAATTTAAATGCAAATACAGGTATAGCAACAGATACATACAAATGGTACTTAAATAATACTGAAATAATAGGTGAAAATAACGCAATCTTACAAGCAAAAGCAACAGGTACTTATAAAGTAGAAGCCATAAGAAATTACAAAAACGATATTACAGACCCTTTAGATAATACCATTTGCGTTGGATACAATACATTTACCGTTTTAGAATCGAACGCAGCTGTTATAGAAAATGTTTCTTTTTTAGATAACCAAGACAAAACTATAGACAATTCTATTACCATTAAAGTATCTGGAATAGGAAATTATGAGTATGCTTTAAATGATAATTCTTCCACAAATTTCAAAAAAGGAACAGATAATTTATCTTACACATTTACCAATGTTCCAGCAGGTTTAAACAAAGTATTTATTAGAGATAGAAATGAATGTGGAGAGATTTCCACTAAAGAAATTTCATTTATTTATTTTCAAAGACATTTTACACCAAATGAAGATGGCTTTTTTGATACCTGGAAAATTCAAGGAATAGATAATAATTTTTACAAAGAAGCAAGCTTAAAAATTTTTGATAGGTTGGGTCGTTTGCTTAAAATTATAGATCTTAAAAAAGAAAATGGTTGGAATGGTACTTTAAACGGAAAATTATTACCATCTAACGATTATTGGTATAACGCTGTTTTAATTCCTTCTAAAGCTGGCGAAAAACCAATAAAAAAAACAGGACATTTTAGTTTGATTAGAAGAAAAAATTAG
- a CDS encoding IS1096 element passenger TnpR family protein codes for MYKIRVILDTKEDIIRTILVNDAFNLEDLHFAIAKSFGFNGQEMASFYRTDEEWNQGEEIPLFNMAEAGEGISMKSCALVETLPEENNKLIYVYDFLKMWTFYVDVVEISSETKENLPAIVLSVGEIPDEAPEKEFVADKLENDFDGDDNEFDPFDDFDFNEY; via the coding sequence ATGTATAAAATACGTGTAATTTTAGATACGAAAGAAGATATTATAAGAACCATTCTTGTAAATGATGCCTTTAATTTAGAGGATTTGCATTTTGCAATTGCCAAATCTTTTGGTTTTAATGGACAAGAAATGGCCTCTTTTTATAGAACGGATGAAGAATGGAACCAAGGTGAAGAAATCCCGTTATTTAATATGGCAGAAGCTGGCGAAGGTATTTCTATGAAATCGTGTGCTTTGGTAGAAACCTTGCCAGAAGAAAATAATAAACTAATATATGTGTACGATTTCTTAAAAATGTGGACTTTTTACGTAGATGTTGTTGAAATTTCTTCAGAAACAAAAGAAAATTTACCTGCAATTGTGCTTTCTGTTGGCGAAATTCCTGATGAAGCTCCAGAAAAAGAATTTGTTGCAGATAAGTTAGAAAACGATTTCGATGGAGATGATAACGAATTCGATCCTTTCGACGATTTCGATTTTAATGAGTATTAG